A stretch of the Triplophysa dalaica isolate WHDGS20190420 chromosome 19, ASM1584641v1, whole genome shotgun sequence genome encodes the following:
- the rxfp3 gene encoding relaxin-3 receptor 1: protein MQKTSDMHDERAEYAPGSILLGDFNASFINKTNVSWGDFQDLDKPDFVGDGSALLRIVISIIYSVVCALGLIGNILVLYLMKSKQAWKKSSINLFVTSLAVTDFQFVLTLPFWAVENAMDFTWLFGKAMCKMVSFVTATNMYASVFFLTAMSVARYCSVASALKSRRRRMRLSARWMSVIIWIAAIGAALPNAIFSTTATVSNEQLCLVKFPDRSGDVQFWLGLYHAQKVLLGFLIPLGIITMCYLLLLRFITNKNVNTSSAKRRSKVTKSVTIVVLSFFLCWLPNQALTAWGILIKFNVVHFSYEYYATQVYVFPVTVCLAHSNSCLNPILYCLMRREFRKALKKLFWQITSPSVTNMRPFTASTKPEQDEQGPALVPVGPTEPALIFYPPGVVMYNGRNDLLPNST, encoded by the coding sequence ATGCAGAAGACTTCTGACATGCACGACGAGCGCGCTGAGTACGCGCCTGGAAGCATCCTGTTAGGTGATTTTAACGCGAGCTTTATTAACAAGACTAATGTCTCGTGGGGTGACTTTCAGGATTTGGATAAACCCGATTTTGTGGGTGACGGTTCTGCGCTTTTGAGAATAGTAATCTCCATCATTTACTCGGTCGTTTGCGCGCTTGGTTTAATTGGAAACATACTCGTCCTATATCTCATGAAGTCCAAACAAGCATGGAAGAAGTCGTCCATCAATCTCTTCGTGACCAGCCTGGCGGTGACCGACTTTCAGTTTGTTTTGACACTTCCTTTTTGGGCTGTGGAAAACGCCATGGATTTCACTTGGCTGTTTGGTAAGGCGATGTGCAAGATGGTTTCATTTGTCACGGCAACGAACATGTACGCTAGTGTGTTTTTCCTAACAGCCATGAGCGTGGCGCGATACTGCTCCGTGGCTTCTGCGCTGAAAAGCAGGAGACGCCGGATGCGTTTATCTGCGCGCTGGATGAGCGTCATCATTTGGATAGCTGCGATCGGTGCAGCGCTCCCAAATGCGATATTTTCAACGACGGCTACGGTGTCTAACGAGCAACTGTGCCTGGTGAAATTTCCCGACCGGAGCGGAGACGTGCAATTTTGGCTTGGTTTGTACCACGCGCAAAAAGTACTTCTGGGGTTTCTAATTCCCCTCGGTATAATAACCATGTGCTATCTGCTCCTTTTGCGCTTTATTACCAACAAAAACGTGAATACCTCCAGCGCAAAGAGGCGATCCAAAGTTACCAAATCTGTGACTATTGTCGTTTTATCTTTTTTCCTCTGCTGGTTGCCAAACCAGGCGTTAACGGCGTGGGGCATCCTGATAAAATTTAACGTGGTGCACTTTAGTTACGAGTATTACGCCACGCAAGTGTATGTTTTTCCGGTGACGGTCTGTTTAGCGCATTCAAACAGCTGTCTCAATCCTATTCTGTATTGCTTAATGAGGAGGGAATTCAGGAAGGCTTTGAAAAAGCTGTTTTGGCAGATCACATCGCCTTCTGTCACCAACATGAGGCCGTTTACTGCCTCCACAAAGCCCGAGCAGGATGAACAGGGTCCGGCGTTGGTTCCGGTAGGTCCCACGGAGCCTGCGCTTATTTTCTATCCTCCGGGGGTTGTGATGTATAACGGCAGAAACGACCTTCTGCCTAACAGCACATAA
- the LOC130408332 gene encoding granzyme K-like: MEVHNCMIVFHFLLFVFFKVADCSDVSIIGGKTVKNNKPWMVSIQNNQRHVCGGILIEKEWVLTAAHCKLTLQNTDSVTVLMGSLSLKNKKRSKSQRVGILRYEHHKGFNMVTKEHDIMLIKLSKKVKVKPKKLPKKEQDIRGGTKCIVMGWGITNLEDKDGSDKLQMLAVRAVDRKQCKNDYKGDFEITKDMVCAGSMEKNIGTCRGDSGGPLECKTSRKFFSKTNIVGVVSGARGCGDPKKPTVYTFLSKEHISWINQVLKKQFSSTPF; this comes from the exons ATGGAAGTTCACAACTGCAtgattgtttttcactttttgcTCTTTGTCTTTTTCAAAGTGGCAG ATTGCTCTGACGTGTCTATTATTGGCggaaaaactgtgaaaaataaTAAACCATGGATGGTGTCTATTCAGAATAACCAGCGCCATGTGTGTGGAGGAATTCTGATAGAGAAGGAATGGGTTTTGACTGCCGCACATTGCAAACT aACATTACAAAATACAGACTCTGTGACAGTTCTCATGGGAAGTCTgtctctaaaaaataaaaaacgttcCAAGTCTCAGCGTGTTGGGATCCTCAGGTATGAACATCACAAAGGATTCAATATGGTCACTAAAGAACATGACATCATGCTCATTAAA ctAAGCAAAAAGGTGAAAGTGAAACCCAAAAAGCTCCCAAAAAAGGAGCAAGACATTCGAGGTGGAACAAAATGCATTGTGATGGGTTGGGGAATTACTAATTTAGAAGATAAGGATGGTTCTGATAAACTGCAAATGTTAGCGGTGAGAGCTGTGGACAGAAAACAGTGCAAAAATGACTACAAGGGCGATTTTGAAATTACAAAAGATATGGTGTGTGCAGGAAGCATGGAGAAAAACATAGGCACTTGTCGG GGAGATTCCGGCGGACCACTAGAATGTAAAACTTCCAGGAAATTTTTCAGTAAGACAAACATTGTTGGAGTGGTTTCAGGGGCAAGAGGGTGTGGTGATCCCAAGAAACCAACTGTGTACACTTTTCTTTCTAAAGAACATATCTCCTGGATCAATCAAGTACTTAAAAAACAATTCAGCAGCAcaccattttaa
- the LOC130408141 gene encoding granzyme K-like, whose amino-acid sequence MDVHSSLIVFLILLFAFFKGAVSIVGGKDVTEKKHKPWMVSVQKDERHVCGGILIKDQWVLTAASCKEQPQKSVTVLIGALSLKKFKGSQRVGILDFKYPTTYNQKTNQDDIMLIKLNKKVKVKPIQIPKEEKDIPTGKTCVVMGWGTTDSKVMSPSDKLQMLEVSVMNRKRCNQFYSEYFEITTDMMCAGSMETNRGTCWGDTGGPLECKLSSKLRSKSNVVGVVSRSKGCGDPRKPTVYTFLSKRHISWINSILKKQFNSTTF is encoded by the exons ATGGATGTTCACAGCtctttgattgtttttcttattttgctcTTTGCCTTTTTCAAAGGGGCAG TTTCTATTGTTGGAGGCAAAGATGTGacggaaaaaaaacataaaccttGGATGGTGTCTGTACAGAAGGACGAGCGGCATGTGTGTGGAGGAATTCTCATTAAAGATCAATGGGTTTTAACTGCAGCTAGTTGCAAAGA ACAACCACAAAAATCTGTGACAGTTCTTATTGGAGCTCTTTCTCTGAAGAAATTTAAAGGCTCTCAGCGTGTTGGCATTCTCGACTTTAAGTACCCCACAACATACAATCAGAAAACTAATCAAGATGACATCATGCTCATTAAG ctaaacaaaaaagtgaaagtgaagcCAATACAAATCCCAAAAGAGGAGAAAGACATTCCAACTGGAAAAACATGTGTTGTGATGGGTTGGGGAACCACTGATTCGAAAGTTATGAGCCCCTCCGATAAACTGCAAATGTTAGAGGTGTCAGTTATGAACAGAAAACGGTGCAATCAATTCTACAGCGAGTATTTTGAGATTACAACAGATATGATGTGTGCAGGAAGCATGGAGACAAACAGAGGCACTTGTTGG GGAGATACCGGTGGACCACTAGAATGTAAACTTTCTAGCAAGCTGCGTAGTAAAAGTAACGTTGTTGGGGTGGTTTCAAGATCAAAAGGATGTGGTGATCCCAGGAAACCGACAGTGTACACttttctttcaaaaagacaCATTTCCTGGATTAACAGCATacttaaaaaacaattcaacagcacaacattttaa